The Synergistaceae bacterium genome includes a region encoding these proteins:
- a CDS encoding serpin family protein, whose amino-acid sequence MRYVSYLSFLCLVGVGLFSFSLQNPALAASKKVSDPSAQQTATAINAFAVDVYLQLTKGEENLFFSPYSIVSALAMTCAGAQGMTAEEMEKVLYFPENAPDFHVAMNALQNRLAAIPEEAGTVNTANRLWFDEDTKLLPDYMAFVQKYYGGGAERVDFRENAEGSRKTINDWVAQKTRNKIKGLLRRGNVTLATRLVLTNAVYFNSAWREPFRENLTKEEPFHTGKDRTGEDRWKNVLTMRRTGFFIYGEAPKLQLLKLPYRIPGFSLLILLPRENEAFTQLEDLEQKLSSRELAAWVASMKRRNVSLWLPKFKNEGRYSLKDVLQTLGVKLAFSGDADFSGMVEDTRGKDKGGDKGGDIRIDSVIHQTFIDLDEKGTEAAAATAVAMITSTALPRETEQPIDFHANHPFIYCLMDDITGTILFMGRLVEPQGKRIGNWHE is encoded by the coding sequence TTGCGTTATGTATCTTATTTATCGTTTTTGTGTTTAGTGGGGGTTGGGTTGTTTTCTTTCTCTTTACAAAATCCCGCTTTAGCCGCATCCAAGAAGGTCTCCGACCCATCCGCCCAACAAACGGCCACGGCAATCAACGCCTTTGCGGTGGACGTTTATCTTCAGTTGACGAAGGGAGAGGAAAATTTGTTTTTTTCTCCTTACAGCATCGTCTCCGCGCTAGCGATGACCTGCGCCGGGGCGCAAGGAATGACGGCGGAGGAAATGGAAAAAGTCCTGTATTTTCCCGAAAATGCCCCGGACTTCCATGTCGCGATGAACGCTTTGCAAAATCGACTCGCGGCGATTCCCGAAGAAGCCGGAACCGTCAACACGGCCAATCGACTTTGGTTCGACGAAGACACGAAACTGTTGCCGGATTACATGGCTTTTGTTCAGAAATACTACGGAGGCGGCGCCGAACGAGTGGACTTCCGGGAAAACGCCGAGGGGTCGCGAAAGACCATCAACGACTGGGTAGCGCAAAAAACCCGAAACAAAATCAAGGGCCTTTTGCGTCGAGGCAACGTTACTCTCGCCACGCGTTTGGTTTTGACCAACGCGGTTTACTTTAATTCCGCCTGGAGGGAACCTTTTCGAGAAAACCTTACAAAAGAAGAACCTTTCCATACGGGGAAAGACCGCACGGGGGAAGACCGGTGGAAAAACGTCCTCACGATGCGCCGCACAGGTTTTTTCATCTACGGCGAAGCGCCTAAACTGCAACTGCTAAAACTCCCTTACAGAATACCGGGATTTTCCCTTTTAATTCTTCTACCCCGCGAGAACGAAGCTTTCACCCAATTAGAAGATTTGGAGCAAAAGCTCTCCTCGCGAGAACTCGCCGCTTGGGTGGCGAGTATGAAGCGCCGCAATGTGTCGCTCTGGTTGCCGAAGTTCAAAAACGAGGGACGTTACTCATTGAAAGACGTTTTACAAACACTGGGCGTCAAGCTGGCTTTTAGCGGAGACGCCGATTTTTCAGGCATGGTAGAGGACACCAGGGGAAAAGACAAAGGTGGGGACAAAGGTGGGGACATCCGCATCGACTCTGTGATTCATCAGACTTTTATTGACCTAGACGAAAAGGGAACGGAAGCCGCTGCAGCCACGGCTGTGGCGATGATAACGTCCACCGCCTTGCCTCGCGAGACAGAACAACCCATCGACTTTCACGCCAACCATCCTTTCATCTACTGCCTAATGGACGACATTACCGGGACAATTCTTTTCATGGGAAGGCTAGTGGAACCGCAGGGCAAACGCATCGGGAATTGGCATGAATAA